A stretch of Branchiostoma lanceolatum isolate klBraLanc5 chromosome 14, klBraLanc5.hap2, whole genome shotgun sequence DNA encodes these proteins:
- the LOC136448462 gene encoding UPF0728 protein yields MPANAKVTIRYGKYEACGTVEYREDRLDGLQAVLKADGHQVELKQIEDWNVVELIVNGETVYTCKITELDFGGDGQLDPLCAEALQAVQMAY; encoded by the exons ATGCCAGCGAACGCGAAGGTCACGATACGGTACGGAAAGTATGAGGCATGCGGTACAGTGGAGTACAGAGAAGACAGGCTGGACGGTTTGCAAG CCGTGCTTAAGGCGGACGGACATCAAGTAGAACTGAAGCAAATCGAAGACTGGAATGTTGTGGAACTCATTGTGAATGGAGAAACAGTTTACACATGCAAGATTACAGAACTAGACTTCG GTGGAGATGGCCAGTTGGACCCACTATGTGCAGAGGCATTGCAGGCAGTACAGATGGCATACTGA
- the LOC136448463 gene encoding lysosome-associated membrane glycoprotein 1-like, whose amino-acid sequence MGNLRICPVLLLCLAGAIAQVEIPTFLPTSDTTAQPTTRESPLLSAIDYPTVLQGSLKDPNGTACLLYKMGITVQIMYETTTVPTKIGFTRFALPSDTTVGGNCGTTSATLQFSFNNGTYNVSLDFTSNDEGFEVSDASVGWVFDSTNFPSAALEGKSIVRNNERGDLGLFRAPLGQSYLCRSEDSKETSVDVRLFFTDVQVQPFGVTAGTFGKPLECKKDMATTAAPTTKIPTTTAAANTTTAPNTTLAPTTTAFPIINTTTVPATTVSPPNHRGKWQVRSDNNTCLLAYMALRFEAQYQTKEGSNGTAIVWFPTDATAVGSCSEQKSVIELRSDLSNLTINFQKAPGRNKKDWSTSSIFFSYRELPGFFIDTANPGQLHVMGVDVNLFMTETGQSYKCDTEIALPLKDGVTLKVSQLQVQAFDVQGGGFGTPKRCPADLPPTPVPTMTPVCPHLPPPGKWVVKDAKGNPCLLADMALQLRSRYTTVDNTTTVGCIGVPTNADATGICGQNTSQLSLSFHAGQFNITFTFSESPQNSSNPGSGDKFGVSQVSVEYFVNEIWFPSAQQLGRRVEVTTPNMEVFEAHVGQSYQCMGQTNVTLNKDVSLFTQGLHIQPFSVSGYGFAKSYICPEDPTPEPSWKANIVPMAVGCALGAFVIIVTLGTYIVYRRRQKRMAGYSLLSTT is encoded by the coding sequence ATGGGGAATCTGAGAATCTGCCCTGTTCTTCTCCTGTGTCTGGCAGGAGCCATAGCCCAGGTGGAGATCCCCACATTTCTCCCAACATCCGACACCACGGCACAACCTACCACCCGGGAAAGCCCGCTCCTCAGCGCAATCGACTACCCTACTGTCCTGCAAGGGAGCCTGAAGGATCCTAACGGCACAGCCTGCCTGTTGTATAAGATGGGAATCACTGTCCAAATCATGTATGAAACCACCACTGTTCCAACAAAGATTGGTTTCACCCGGTTCGCCCTTCCCAGTGATACAACAGTTGGCGGAAACTGTGGCACGACCAGCGCTACGCTACAGTTTTCCTTCAACAACGGGACCTACAACGTGTCCCTCGATTTCACCAGCAATGACGAAGGGTTTGAAGTGTCTGATGCCTCTGTCGGATGGGTCTTTGATTCGACAAACTTCCCGAGCGCAGCCCTGGAAGGCAAAAGTATTGTTCGGAATAACGAGCGAGGAGACCTGGGGTTGTTTCGCGCCCCACTCGGGCAGTCGTACCTTTGCCGATCGGAGGACTCGAAAGAAACGAGTGTGGATGTCAGGCTGTTTTTCACTGATGTGCAGGTCCAGCCTTTTGGCGTGACAGCTGGAACGTTCGGAAAACCTCTGGAGTGTAAGAAGGACATGGCGACCACGGCGGCTCCTACCACAAAAATCCCAACAACGACAGCAGCCGCAAATACGACAACCGCACCCAACACCACATTGGCTCCCACAACTACAGCCTTTCCTATCATAAACACCACCACAGTCCCAGCGACTACGGTCAGCCCACCTAACCACCGCGGGAAATGGCAGGTCCGCAGTGATAACAACACGTGCCTGCTTGCCTACATGGCTCTTAGATTTGAAGCCCAGTACCAAACAAAGGAAGGCAGCAATGGAACTGCGATTGTTTGGTTTCCTACTGACGCAACAGCAGTCGGctcatgctcagaacaaaagaGCGTGATCGAACTGAGGTCAGACTTGTCGAATTTGACCATCAACTTCCAGAAGGCGCCAGGCAGGAACAAGAAGGACTGGAGTACATCCTCCATTTTCTTCTCCTATAGAGAACTACCAGGCTTCTTTATCGACACAGCCAACCCTGGCCAGCTTCATGTCATGGGAGTTGACGTCAACCTATTCATGACTGAAACTGGACAGTCCTACAAATGTGACACAGAGATAGCCCTACCCCTGAAGGACGGGGTCACTCTGAAAGTCAGTCAGCTTCAGGTTCAGGCGTTTGACGTACAAGGTGGGGGCTTCGGGACTCCAAAAAGATGTCCTGCTGATCTCCCCCCTACCCCTGTCCCTACCATGACCCCCGTGTGTCCCCACCTGCCTCCCCCGGGGAAATGGGTGGTGAAAGATGCAAAGGGAAACCCCTGTCTTCTAGCAGACATGGCCCTACAGCTCCGATCACGCTACACCACTGTCGACAACACCACAACGGTAGGGTGCATCGGTGTACCAACAAACGCTGACGCAACAGGCATCTGTGGCCAAAACACATCCCAACTCAGTCTCTCCTTTCACGCGGGACAGTTCAACATAACCTTCACATTTTCCGAGTCGCCACAGAATTCGTCCAATCCAGGCAGCGGGGACAAGTTTGGCGTATCACAAGTTTCTGTCGAGTACTTCGTAAACGAGATATGGTTCCCCTCTGCCCAACAGCTGGGTCGTAGGGTGGAGGTCACCACTCCGAACATGGAGGTTTTCGAAGCACATGTCGGCCAGTCATATCAGTGCATGGGGCAGACCAACGTCACTCTAAACAAGGATGTCTCTCTCTTCACCCAAGGCCTACACATCCAGCCATTCTCTGTCAGCGGATATGGGTTCGCTAAATCCTACATCTGTCCCGAAGATCCAACCCCGGAACCGTCCTGGAAGGCGAATATTGTGCCGATGGCGGTTGGCTGCGCACTCGGGGCTTTCGTGATCATCGTGACCCTGGGAACGTATATCGTGTACAGGCGTAGGCAGAAAAGGATGGCAGGATACTCACTTCTCTCAACAACATGA
- the LOC136448464 gene encoding nucleoside diphosphate kinase homolog 5-like, which produces MDTMSNITSETTTTQPSTSKAAMQAQDQLEVSMDPPQIYVERTLALIKPDAIGKAEEIEDIILRSGFTILQKRKVHLTPEQASDFYAEHYGKMFFPSLVGYMSSGPIMAMVLARDKCIGYWRDLIGPTNTYKARETHPDSLRAIYGTDDQRNAVHGSDSYSSSEREVRFMFPDSVIEPIPAGQAARDYLARHVNPTLLGGLTELCKQKPEDPVTWLANWMIENNPNKPKIRQPIIQEPE; this is translated from the exons CGAGACGACAACTACCCAGCCTAGCACGTCTAAGGCCGCCATGCAGGCACAAGACCAGCTAGAAGTGTCCATGGACCCTCCCCAGATCTATGTGGAGCGGACCTTGGCACTCATCAAGCCTGATGCCATCGGCAAGGCTGAGGAGATAGAAGACATCATACTGCGATCTGGGTTCACCATTCTTCAG AAAAGAAAAGTGCACCTTACCCCAGAGCAGGCCAGTGACTTCTATGCAGAACACTACGGCAAGATGTTCTTCCCCAGTCTGGTGGGGTACATGAGCAGTGGACCCATCATGGCCATGGTCCTGGCACGAGACAAGTGTATAGGGTACTGGAGAGACCTGATTGGACCCACCAACACGTACAAGGCCAGGGAGACGCATCCCGACAG TCTACGTGCAATCTACGGAACAGACGACCAGAGGAACGCAGTGCACGGTAGCGACAGTTATTCGTCATCAGAGAGGGAGGTTCGCTTTATGTTCCCAGACA GTGTGATAGAACCTATCCCAGCAGGCCAAGCAGCACGGGACTACCTGGCGCGACATGTGAACCCCACCCTACTTGGAGGCCTGACAGAACTCTGCAAACAGAAACCAGAAGACCCTGTG ACTTGGCTTGCAAACTGGATGATTGAGAACAACCCTAACAAACCCAAGATAAGGCAGCCCATCATTCAAGAACCTGAGTAA